The Hemibagrus wyckioides isolate EC202008001 linkage group LG15, SWU_Hwy_1.0, whole genome shotgun sequence genome window below encodes:
- the irf10 gene encoding interferon regulatory factor 10, protein MEQKESPMRLREWLIAQIDSGNYAGLSWENEEKTLFKIPWKHAAKQDYRQNEDAALFKAWAVYKGKYREGRDRADPSAWKTRLRCALNKSSEFQEVSERSQLDISEPYKVYRIVEDTHTNTESAASSIKGKTSTEIHGQAVLHDNSNNSRVSGERPAETRLEFYTNNNVGTYDRPANVSVTLLTTWCPISDFRLLVYVFYHGKLVHKLITTSPEGCFILQGSAPVGNERIYGPCGAHTLSFPRLDALLLPPGIAEAMSRLLPHLEKGVLVWVAPDGVFIKRFCQGRVYWDGPLAQHTHQPNKLEREKTCKLLDINSFLQELHQHLQAGGPRPRYEIDLCFGEEFPDNNQPRSKKLITAQVVPLFAKELLEGLQKHDSELNLSLKSEAQK, encoded by the exons ATGGAGCAGAAGGAGAGTCCGATGCGTCTGAGAGAATGGCTGATCGCACAGATCGACAGCGGCAACTACGCAGGACTGAGCTGGGAGAACGAGGAGAAAACCTTATTTAAAATCCCGTGGAAACATGCAGCTAAGCAGGACTACAGGCAGAACGAGGACGCTGCGCTCTTTAAG gcatggGCGGTGTATAAGGGGAAGTACCGTGAGGGTCGTGATAGAGCCGACCCCTCAGCGTGGAAGACTCGGCTACGCTGCGCCCTCAACAAGAGCTCTGAGTTCCAGGAAGTTTCTGAACGCAGCCAACTGGACATCTCTGAACCATACAAGGTGTACAGGATAGTGgaggatacacacacaaacacag AATCTGCTGCAAGTTCAATAAAGGGTAAAACATCCACTGAAATTCATGGCCag GCTGTGTTACACGACAACTCAAATAACAGCAGGGTATCAGGAG agagaccAGCAGAGACCAGGTTAGAATTCTACACCAATAACAATGTTGGCACTTATGACAGACCTGCGAATGTTTCTGTCACTCTGCTAACAACATGGTGTCCCATTTcag actTCCGGCTCCTCGTGTATGTGTTCTATCATGGTAAGCTGGTTCACAAACTGATCACCACATCACCAGAGGGGTGTTTTATCCTGCAGGGCTCGGCGCCGGTAGGGAACGAGAGGATTTACGGGCCGTGTGGAGCTCACACGCTGTCCTTCCCTCGGCTGGACGCTCTGTTGCTCCCGCCGGGCATCGCAGAGGCCATGAGCCGCCTGCTGCCCCACCTGGAGAAaggagtgttagtgtgggtCGCCCCTGACGGAGTCTTCATCAAACGCTTCTGTCAGGGACGAGTGTACTGGGACGGGCCGCtcgcccaacacacacaccaacccaacAAACTGGAGAGAGAAAAGACCTGCAAACTGCTCGATATCAACTCCTTCCTGCAGG AGTTACACCAGCACCTGCAGGCAGGGGGTCCGAGGCCTCGCTATGAGATTGACCTGTGCTTTGGAGAGGAGTTTCCTGACAATAACCAACCCAGGAGCAAAAAACTCATTACAGCACag gtggtgccCCTGTTTGCTAAGGAGCTGCTTGAGGGTCTCCAGAAGCATGATTCTGAACTGAATCTCAGTCTGAAATCAGAAGCACAGAAATGA